From Pongo pygmaeus isolate AG05252 chromosome 2, NHGRI_mPonPyg2-v2.0_pri, whole genome shotgun sequence, a single genomic window includes:
- the PSMD2 gene encoding 26S proteasome non-ATPase regulatory subunit 2: protein MEEGGRDKAPVQPQQSPAAALGGTDEKPSGKERRDAGDKDKEQELSEEDKQLQDELEMLVERLGEKDTSLYRPALEELRRQIRSSTTSMTSVPKPLKFLRPHYGKLKEIYENMAPGENKRFAADIISVLAMTMSGERECLKYRLVGSQEELASWGHEYVRHLAGEVAKEWQELDDAEKVQREPLLTLVKEIIPYNMAHNAEHEACDLLMEIEQVDMLEKDIDENAYAKVCLYLTSCVNYVPEPENSALLRCALGVFRKFSRFPEALRLALMLNDMELVEDIFTSCKDVVVQKQMAFMLGRHGVFLELSEDVEEYEDLTEIMSNVQLNSNFLALARELDIMEPKVPDDIYKTHLENNRFGGSGSQVDSARMNLASSFVNGFVNAAFGQDKLLTDDGNKWLYKNKDHGMLSAAASLGMILLWDVDGGLTQIDKYLYSSEDYIKSGALLACGIVNSGVRNECDPALALLSDYVLHNSNTMRLGSIFGLGLAYAGSNREDVLTLLLPVMGDSKSSMEVAGVTALACGMIAVGSCNGDVTSTILQTIMEKSETELKDTYARWLPLGLGLNHLGKGEAIEAILAALEVVSEPFRSFANTLVDVCAYAGSGNVLKVQQLLHICSEHFDSKEKEEDKDKKEKKDKDKKEAPADMGAHQGVAVLGIALIAMGEEIGAEMALRTFGHLLRYGEPTLRRAVPLALALISVSNPRLNILDTLSKFSHDADPEVSYNSIFAMGMVGSGTNNARLAAMLRQLAQYHAKDPNNLFMVRLAQGLTHLGKGTLTLCPYHSDRQLMSQVAVAGLLTVLVSFLDVRNIILGKSHYVLYGLVAAMQPRMLVTFDEELRPLPVSVRVGQAVDVVGQAGKPKTITGFQTHTTPVLLAHGERAELATEEFLPVTPILEGFVILRKNPNYDL, encoded by the exons TCTGAAGAGGATAAACAGCTTCAAGATGAACTGGAGATGCTCGTGGAACGACTAGGG GAGAAGGACACATCCCTGTATCGGCCAGCGCTGGAGGAATTGCGAAGGCAGATTCGTTCTTCTACAACTTCCATGACTTCAGTGCCCAAGCCTCTCAAATTTCTGCGTCCACACTATGGCAAACTGAAGGAAATCTATGAGAACATGGCCCCTGGGGAGAATAAG CGTTTTGCTGCTGACATCATCTCTGTTTTGGCCATGACCATGAGTGGGGAGCGCGAATGCCTCAAGTATCGGCTAGTGGGCTCCCAGGAGGAATTGGCATCATGGGGTCATGAGTATGTCAG GCATCTGGCAGGAGAAGTGGCTAAGGAGTGGCAGGAGCTGGATGACGCAGAGAAGGTCCAGCGGGAGCCTCTGCTCACTCTAGTGAAGGAAATCATCCCCTATAACATGGCCCACAATGCAGAGCATGAGGCTTGCGACCTGCTTATGGAAATTGAGCAGGTGGACATGCTGGAGAAGGACATTGATGAAAATGCATACGCAAAGGTCTGCCTTTATCTCACCAG TTGTGTGAATTATGTGCCTGAGCCTGAGAACTCAGCCCTACTGCGTTGTGCCCTGGGTGTGTTCCGGAAGTTTAGCCGCTTCCCTGAAGCTCTGAGATTGGCATTGATGCTCAATGACATGGAGTTGGTAGAAGACATCTTCACCTCCTGCAAGGATGT GGTAGTACAGAAACAGATGGCATTCATGCTAGGCCGGCATGGGGTGTTCCTGGAGCTGAGTGAAGATGTCGAGGAGTATGAGGACCTGACAGAGATCATGTCCAATGTACAGCTCAACAGCAACTTCTTGGCCTTAGCTCGGGAG CTGGACATCATGGAGCCCAAGGTGCCTGATGACATCTACAAAACCCACCTAGAGAACAACA GGTTTGGGGGCAGTGGCTCTCAGGTGGACTCTGCCCGCATGAACCTGGCCTCCTCTTTTGTGAATGGCTTTGTGAATGCAGCTTTTGGCCAAGATAAGCTGCTAACAGATGATGGCAACAAATGGCTTTACAAGAACAAGGACCATG GAATGTTGAGTGCAGCTGCATCTCTTGGGATGATTCTGCTGTGGGATGTAGATGGTGGCCTCACCCAGATTGACAAGTACCTGTACTCCTCTGAGGACTACATTAAG TCAGGAGCTCTTCTTGCCTGTGGCATAGTGAACTCTGGGGTCCGGAATGAGTGTGACCCTGCTCTGGCACTGCTCTCAGACTATGTTCTCCACAACAGCAACACCATGAGACTTGGTTCCATCTTTGG GCTAGGCTTGGCCTATGCTGGCTCAAATCGTGAAGATGTCCTAACACTGCTGCTGCCTGTGATGGGGGATTCAAAGTCCAGCATGGAG GTGGCAGGTGTGACAGCTCTAGCCTGTGGAATGATAGCAGTAGGGTCCTGCAATGGAGATGTAACTTCCACTATCCTTCAGACCATCATGGAGAAGTCAGAGACTGAGCTCAAGGATACTTACGCTCGTTGGCTTCCTCTTGGACTGGGTCTCAACCACCTGG GGAAGGGTGAGGCCATCGAGGCAATCCTGGCTGCACTGGAGGTTGTGTCAGAGCCATTCCGCAGTTTTGCCAACACGCTGGtggatgtgtgtgcatatgcag GCTCTGGGAACGTACTGAAGGTGCAGCAGCTGCTCCACATTTGTAGCGAACACTTTGACTccaaagagaaggaggaagacaaagacaagaaggaaaagaaggacaaGGACAAGAAGGAAGCCCCTGCTGACATGGGAGCACATCAG GGAGTGGCTGTTCTGGGGATTGCCCTTATTGCTATGGGGGAGGAGATTGGTGCAGAGATGGCATTACGAACCTTTGGCCACTTG CTGAGATATGGGGAGCCTACACTCCGGAGGGCTGTACCTTTAGCACTGGCCCTCATCTCTGTTTCCAATCCACGACTCAACATCCTGGATACCCTAAGCAAATTCTCTCATGATGCTGATCCGGAAGTTTCCTATAACTCCATTTTTGCCATGGGCATGGTGGGCAGTG GTACCAATAATGCCCGTCTGGCTGCAATGCTGCGCCAGTTAGCTCAATATCATGCCAAGGACCCAAACAACCTCTTCATGGTGCGCTTGGCACAG GGCCTGACACATTTAGGGAAGGGTACCCTTACCCTCTGCCCCTACCACAGTGACCGGCAGCTTATGAGTCAAGTGGCCGTGGCTGGACTGCTCACTGTGCTTGTCTCTTTCCTGGATGTTCGAAACA TTATTCTAGGCAAATCACACTATGTATTGTATGGGCTGGTGGCTGCCATGCAGCCCCGAATGCTGGTTACGTTTGATGAGGAGCTGCGGCCATTGCCAGTGTCTGTCCGTGTGGGCCAG GCAGTGGATGTGGTGGGCCAGGCTGGCAAGCCGAAGACTATCACAGGGTTCCAGACACATACAACCCCAGTGTTGTTGGCCCACGGGGAACGGGCAGAATTGGCCACTGAGGAGTTTCTTCCTGTTACCCCCATTCTGGAAGGTTTTGTTATCCTTCGGAAGAACCCCAATTATGATCTCTAA